In a single window of the Pseudomonas entomophila genome:
- a CDS encoding MliC family protein codes for MKALLAALALATLAGCSMLQPAQPAPADNWTRWVCDSQAEVLWRFVDAKQDAVDVRLGGGDQVYRLKSEPGASGALYSDGVLALHTKGNEGLVYWVATNDLIGRGCKAP; via the coding sequence ATGAAAGCGCTTCTGGCCGCGTTGGCCCTGGCGACCCTGGCAGGCTGCTCGATGCTGCAACCTGCCCAACCCGCCCCGGCGGACAACTGGACCCGCTGGGTCTGCGACAGCCAGGCCGAAGTGCTGTGGCGTTTCGTCGACGCTAAACAGGATGCGGTCGACGTACGCCTCGGCGGCGGCGACCAGGTCTACCGGCTCAAGTCCGAACCGGGCGCCTCGGGCGCGCTGTACAGCGATGGCGTGCTGGCCCTGCACACCAAAGGCAATGAAGGCCTGGTGTACTGGGTGGCGACCAACGATCTAATTGGGCGGGGCTGCAAGGCACCGTGA